Proteins from a single region of Phyllopteryx taeniolatus isolate TA_2022b chromosome 10, UOR_Ptae_1.2, whole genome shotgun sequence:
- the LOC133484392 gene encoding plastin-3-like isoform X1, which translates to MSQQISAEEMEEIKEGFEKVDADGNGYICASELGRLFREVGCPLPGYQIRELIQRLDRNNDSHINLEEFAAIFKDMKDDRMAQGFRKALNKKEGIVAIGGTSEISSEGTQHSISEQERYAFANYINCTLEKDADCKHVLPINPETGALFKALADGIVLCKLINQSVPETIDERTINTKKLTAFTTQENLNLALNSASAIGCQVVNIGAQDLKEGKPHLVLGLLWQIIKIGLFADIELSRNEAIAALLEEGETLEELMKLSPEELLLRWANFHLKKVGMTLTNFSGDIKDSKAYFHLLEQIAPDGSKEDVDRVELDMTGLYEKDLARRAERMLEQADLLGCRQFVTATDVVSGNAKLNMAFVATLFNKHPALTKPENQDWNLESETREERTFRNWMNSLGVSPRVHHIYGDLQDAMAILQLYEKSKVPVDWDNRVNLPPFKAVGGGHLKKIENCNYAVELGKKEAGFSLVGIAGQDLYDGNSTLTLALVWQLMRRYTLNVLEDLGDGQVAGEDLIITWVNKTLSEAGKTSSIKSFKDRSLNTSLPVLDLIDAIQPGGVNFELVQKENLTDEDKLKNAKYAISTARKIGAKVYALPEDLVEVNPKMVMTIFACLMGRGMKRA; encoded by the exons ATGTCGCAGCAGATAAGCGCTGAGGAAATGGAGGAGATCAAAGAGGGCTTCGAGAAAGTAG ACGCGGATGGCAACGGGTACATCTGCGCCTCGGAACTTGGCCGTCTCTTCCGGGAGGTCGGTTGTCCTCTACCTGGCTACCAGATCCGTGAACTCATCCAGAGACTTGACCGCAACAACGACAGCCACATAAATCTTGAAGAGTTCGCCGCT ATTTTTAAGGACATGAAGGACGACCGCATGGCCCAGGGGTTCAGAAAAGCTCTCAACAAGAAGGAAGGCATTGTTGCCATAGGGGGCACCAGTGAAATCTCAAGTGAAGGAACTCAACATTCAATCTCTG AACAGGAGCGCTACGCCTTTGCAAACTACATCAACTGTACTTTGGAGAAGGACGCAGACTGCAAACACGTGCTCCCCATCAACCCAGAGACCGGCGCTCTCTTCAAAGCGCTGGCAGACGGCATCGTACTTTG CAAACTCATCAACCAATCTGTCCCTGAGACCATTGACGAACGAACAATCAATACAAAGAAACTCACCGCATTCACTACACAG GAGAACCTGAATTTGGCTCTGAACTCGGCCTCGGCTATTGGCTGCCAAGTCGTCAATATTGGAGCTCAAGATCTGAAGGAGGGAAAACCTCATTTGGTCCTTGGACTCCTCTGGCAAATCATAAAGATTGGGCTTTTTGCAGATATCGAGCTGAGCCGTAATGAAG CGATTGCGGCGCTGCTGGAGGAGGGGGAGACtttggaggagttgatgaaACTCAGCCCGGAAGAGTTATTGCTGCGCTGGGCCAATTTCCACCTGAAGAAAGTTGGCATGACCCTGACAAACTTTTCAGGGGATATTAAG GACTCCAAGGCGTATTTCCACCTCCTGGAGCAGATCGCACCAGATGGCAGCAAGGAGGACGTTGATCGAGTTGAACTCGATATGACTGGACTTTAT GAGAAAGATCTTGCAAGGAGAGCAGAGCGTATGCTCGAGCAAGCCGACCTTCTCGGCTGTCGACAGTTCGTGACCGCCACCGACGTCGTATCTGGAAATGCAAAGCTCAACATGGCCTTTGTGGCCACGCTATTCAACAAACACCCGGCTCTGACTAAACCGGAGAACCAAGACTGGAATCTTGAGA GTGAGACCAGAGAGGAGAGAACGTTCAGGAACTGGATGAACTCCCTGGGAGTCAGCCCACGTGTTCACCACATCTATGG TGATCTTCAGGATGCCATGGCTATTCTCCAACTGTATGAAAAAAGTAAGGTGCCAGTGGACTGGGACAACAGAGTCAACCTGCCTCCGTTCAAGGCAGTAGGGGGAGGTCATTTGAAAAAG ATAGAAAACTGTAACTACGCCGTGGAGCTGGGAAAGAAAGAAGCTGGTTTCTCCCTTGTGGGAATCGCAGGACAGGACCTCTATGATGGAAATTCTACGCTCACCCTTGCGCTGGTGTGGCAGCTGATGAGAAG GTACACGTTGAATGTTCTCGAAGACCTTGGGGACGGGCAAGTGGCAGGAGAGGATTTGATCATCACATGGGTGAACAAGACTTTGTCTGAAGCTGGCAAGACTTCTTCGATCAAAAGCTTCAAG GACAGGTCACTCAATACGAGCCTTCCGGTTTTGGACCTGATCGATGCCATCCAACCGGGCGGTGTGAATTTCGAGCTggttcaaaaagaaaatctgacaGATGAAGACAAACTCAAGAATGCCAA GTACGCCATCTCCACGGCCAGGAAGATCGGCGCCAAGGTCTATGCCCTCCCCGAGGACTTGGTCGAGGTCAACCCGAAAATGGTGATGACCATCTTTGCCTGCCTCATGGGGAGAGGCATGAAGAGGGCGTAA
- the LOC133484392 gene encoding plastin-2-like isoform X2, with amino-acid sequence MKDDRMAQGFRKALNKKEGIVAIGGTSEISSEGTQHSISEQERYAFANYINCTLEKDADCKHVLPINPETGALFKALADGIVLCKLINQSVPETIDERTINTKKLTAFTTQENLNLALNSASAIGCQVVNIGAQDLKEGKPHLVLGLLWQIIKIGLFADIELSRNEAIAALLEEGETLEELMKLSPEELLLRWANFHLKKVGMTLTNFSGDIKDSKAYFHLLEQIAPDGSKEDVDRVELDMTGLYEKDLARRAERMLEQADLLGCRQFVTATDVVSGNAKLNMAFVATLFNKHPALTKPENQDWNLESETREERTFRNWMNSLGVSPRVHHIYGDLQDAMAILQLYEKSKVPVDWDNRVNLPPFKAVGGGHLKKIENCNYAVELGKKEAGFSLVGIAGQDLYDGNSTLTLALVWQLMRRYTLNVLEDLGDGQVAGEDLIITWVNKTLSEAGKTSSIKSFKDRSLNTSLPVLDLIDAIQPGGVNFELVQKENLTDEDKLKNAKYAISTARKIGAKVYALPEDLVEVNPKMVMTIFACLMGRGMKRA; translated from the exons ATGAAGGACGACCGCATGGCCCAGGGGTTCAGAAAAGCTCTCAACAAGAAGGAAGGCATTGTTGCCATAGGGGGCACCAGTGAAATCTCAAGTGAAGGAACTCAACATTCAATCTCTG AACAGGAGCGCTACGCCTTTGCAAACTACATCAACTGTACTTTGGAGAAGGACGCAGACTGCAAACACGTGCTCCCCATCAACCCAGAGACCGGCGCTCTCTTCAAAGCGCTGGCAGACGGCATCGTACTTTG CAAACTCATCAACCAATCTGTCCCTGAGACCATTGACGAACGAACAATCAATACAAAGAAACTCACCGCATTCACTACACAG GAGAACCTGAATTTGGCTCTGAACTCGGCCTCGGCTATTGGCTGCCAAGTCGTCAATATTGGAGCTCAAGATCTGAAGGAGGGAAAACCTCATTTGGTCCTTGGACTCCTCTGGCAAATCATAAAGATTGGGCTTTTTGCAGATATCGAGCTGAGCCGTAATGAAG CGATTGCGGCGCTGCTGGAGGAGGGGGAGACtttggaggagttgatgaaACTCAGCCCGGAAGAGTTATTGCTGCGCTGGGCCAATTTCCACCTGAAGAAAGTTGGCATGACCCTGACAAACTTTTCAGGGGATATTAAG GACTCCAAGGCGTATTTCCACCTCCTGGAGCAGATCGCACCAGATGGCAGCAAGGAGGACGTTGATCGAGTTGAACTCGATATGACTGGACTTTAT GAGAAAGATCTTGCAAGGAGAGCAGAGCGTATGCTCGAGCAAGCCGACCTTCTCGGCTGTCGACAGTTCGTGACCGCCACCGACGTCGTATCTGGAAATGCAAAGCTCAACATGGCCTTTGTGGCCACGCTATTCAACAAACACCCGGCTCTGACTAAACCGGAGAACCAAGACTGGAATCTTGAGA GTGAGACCAGAGAGGAGAGAACGTTCAGGAACTGGATGAACTCCCTGGGAGTCAGCCCACGTGTTCACCACATCTATGG TGATCTTCAGGATGCCATGGCTATTCTCCAACTGTATGAAAAAAGTAAGGTGCCAGTGGACTGGGACAACAGAGTCAACCTGCCTCCGTTCAAGGCAGTAGGGGGAGGTCATTTGAAAAAG ATAGAAAACTGTAACTACGCCGTGGAGCTGGGAAAGAAAGAAGCTGGTTTCTCCCTTGTGGGAATCGCAGGACAGGACCTCTATGATGGAAATTCTACGCTCACCCTTGCGCTGGTGTGGCAGCTGATGAGAAG GTACACGTTGAATGTTCTCGAAGACCTTGGGGACGGGCAAGTGGCAGGAGAGGATTTGATCATCACATGGGTGAACAAGACTTTGTCTGAAGCTGGCAAGACTTCTTCGATCAAAAGCTTCAAG GACAGGTCACTCAATACGAGCCTTCCGGTTTTGGACCTGATCGATGCCATCCAACCGGGCGGTGTGAATTTCGAGCTggttcaaaaagaaaatctgacaGATGAAGACAAACTCAAGAATGCCAA GTACGCCATCTCCACGGCCAGGAAGATCGGCGCCAAGGTCTATGCCCTCCCCGAGGACTTGGTCGAGGTCAACCCGAAAATGGTGATGACCATCTTTGCCTGCCTCATGGGGAGAGGCATGAAGAGGGCGTAA
- the LOC133484393 gene encoding wee1-like protein kinase translates to MLERRSTPVRRLRHHRSPLRSHPRGADEATPRGSPTPPFYEGSPQRSRRTSTPRKTTRKAPFDDTTHPSKGSRLSNPCRRSLFKNWKPSARSTTEGGGAGGIRPLVNLNPFSPLSLLIQCPPLQKNKRDSTRMSYGGDSNASNAKANSKRLPAPRYTSEFVELEKIGSGQFGAVFKCAKRLDGCIYAIKRSKKPLVGSIEKQYTMREVFAHAVLAQHPNVVRYYSSWVEDDRLLIQNEYCDSGTLFDVIERNSTRLAFMSELDLRDLLRQVARGLECIHSMSLVHMDIKPSNIFISKKSVSSAHECDEDDALTSSVVYKIGDLGHVTQVNSLQVEEGDSRYLANEVLQEDYNNLTKADIFALALTVVSASGVEPLPSNGHEWHKIRRGELPAVPRVLSPDFLSLLELMINPDPTRRPSTSDIIRHPVIQSASGLVL, encoded by the exons ATGCTGGAGCGACGAAGCACCCCCGTCAGGCGGCTGAGGCACCACCGCAGCCCCCTGAGGAGCCACCCGCGCGGGGCTGACGAGGCGACGCCGCGGGGCTCCCCGACACCGCCTTTCTACGAGGGCTCACCGCAACGAAGCCGACGTACGAGCACTCCACGCAAAACGACGAGGAAAGCACCTTTTGACGACACGACGCACCCGAGCAAG GGCTCCCGCCTCTCAAACCCCTGCAGGAGATCCCTGTTCAAGAATTGGAAACCTTCAGCGAGGTCCACCACAGAAGGCGGCGGCGCCGGCGGCATCAGACCTCTGGTTAACTTGAATCCCTTCAGTCCCCTCTCCCTCCTCATCCAGTGTCCTCCACTGCAGAAGAACAAGCGTGACAGTACACGCAT GTCCTATGGAGGAGACAGCAATGCAAGTAATGCTAAAGCAAACTCAaag AGGTTGCCCGCGCCCCGCTACACCTCGGAGTTCGTCGAACTGGAGAAGATCGGCAGTGGGCAGTTCGGTGCCGTGTTCAAATGTGCGAAAAGGCTGGATGGCTGCATCTACGCCATCAAGCGATCAAAGAAGCCACTTGTGGGCTCGATAGAGAA GCAATATACCATGCGGGAAGTGTTTGCCCACGCCGTGCTGGCCCAGCACCCTAACGTGGTGCGTTACTATTCGTCCTGGGTCGAGGATGACCGCTTGCTCATTCAGAACGAGTACTGTGACAGTGGCACGCTATTCGACGTCATCGAACGCAACTCTACGCGCCTCGCCTTCATGTCGGAATTGGACCTGCGGGATCTGCTGCGGCAGGTTGCGCGAGGCCTGGAGTGCATCCACTCAATGTCGCTTGTACACATGGACATCAAACCAA GTAACATCTTCATATCCAAGAAGTCTGTCAGCAGCGCTCATGAATGTGATGAGGATGACGCGCTGACCAGCAGTGTTGTCTACAAAATAG GTGATCTTGGTCATGTGACGCAGGTAAACAGTCTTCAAGTGGAAGAAGGGGACAGCAGATATCTGGCCAATGAAGTTCTGCAAGAG GACTATAATAACTTGACAAAGGCCGACATCTTCGCTCTGGCGCTGACTGTCGTAAGCGCCTCAGGGGTGGAGCCTCTGCCCTCCAACGGGCACGAATGGCACAAAATCCGACGGGGCGAGCTCCCCGCTGTGCCCCGTGTGCTTTCGCCAGACTTTCTCAGTCTTCTCGAG TTGATGATCAACCCTGACCCAACAAGGCGGCCTTCGACCTCTGACATCATCAGACACCCAGTTATCCAGTCAGCAAGCGGCTTGGTTTTGTAA